In one Aeromicrobium erythreum genomic region, the following are encoded:
- a CDS encoding DUF2256 and DUF3253 domain-containing protein — MSPEPKVCASCGRRIEWRKKWERDWDQVRYCSQACRKRGVTRTDQELEAAIVDLLDGRAGGATICPSEAARRVDPDGWRELMEPARRAARRLVADGSVEITQGGRVVDPSTAKGPIRVRRAL; from the coding sequence ATGTCCCCCGAGCCGAAGGTCTGCGCGTCGTGCGGACGTCGGATCGAGTGGCGCAAGAAGTGGGAGCGCGACTGGGACCAGGTGCGCTACTGCTCGCAGGCCTGCCGCAAGCGCGGCGTGACGCGCACCGACCAGGAGCTGGAGGCGGCCATCGTGGACCTCCTCGACGGCCGGGCCGGCGGCGCCACGATCTGTCCCTCGGAGGCGGCCAGGCGCGTCGACCCCGACGGCTGGCGCGAGCTGATGGAGCCGGCTCGACGGGCAGCTCGACGGCTCGTGGCCGACGGTTCAGTGGAGATCACGCAAGGCGGACGTGTGGTCGATCCCTCGACCGCGAAGGGTCCGATCCGCGTGCGGCGGGCGCTCTGA
- a CDS encoding S8 family serine peptidase translates to MRRRIISTSIGAAALALAALTAPAQAGADDQARLQPFLADQLSTLKGGAATTVLVHGRTLVDAERAVRHSGLERAGSFDKIGVVIASGTRSEIEAARSAEGVTYLEGDQPIEYHQETSNIATRGAEAAATLTGADGTALTGRGVSVAVIDSGVDPTHPYLRGATVANLKSVCSPLDESTCQVLRVPNALDTDTTSLGGHGTHVAGIAVGRPTTLTSGEKLQGAAPGASLVSLSTGAGILILGADASLNWVLENHAKPCGDGVSAAECPPIKVTNNSYGPSGGGAFDPESATVKLQRALAAEGVVTVWAAGNDGGDGSESLTNPPGQDPTGGIISVASYYDVDTGTRDGRVSSFSSRGAATDRSTWPDVSAPGEDITSSCRPYLVICATGLDPKDGPGPLDVGTFNTISGTSMAAPHVAGIVAQLFQADPTATPAEVEAALTSTAYKYTDGSAYVDGSSFDKGHGLVDVVAAVSALR, encoded by the coding sequence ATGCGTCGACGCATCATCTCCACATCCATCGGAGCGGCCGCCTTGGCGCTGGCTGCTCTCACCGCGCCGGCCCAGGCCGGCGCCGACGACCAGGCTCGTCTGCAGCCGTTCCTGGCCGACCAGCTGTCGACCTTGAAGGGCGGCGCCGCCACGACCGTGCTGGTCCACGGCCGCACCTTGGTCGACGCCGAGCGAGCGGTACGCCACTCCGGTCTGGAGCGGGCCGGCAGTTTCGACAAGATCGGCGTGGTGATCGCCAGCGGGACGCGCAGCGAGATCGAGGCTGCCCGATCGGCCGAGGGCGTCACCTACCTCGAGGGCGACCAGCCCATCGAGTACCACCAGGAGACGTCGAACATCGCCACGCGTGGCGCCGAGGCCGCTGCGACGCTCACGGGAGCGGACGGCACGGCCCTCACGGGTCGCGGCGTCAGCGTCGCCGTGATCGACTCCGGCGTCGACCCGACGCACCCGTACCTGAGGGGTGCGACTGTCGCGAACCTGAAGTCGGTGTGCTCGCCGCTCGACGAGTCGACCTGCCAGGTGCTGCGCGTGCCCAACGCGCTCGACACGGACACGACGTCGCTCGGCGGCCACGGGACGCACGTCGCGGGCATCGCGGTCGGTCGACCCACGACGTTGACGAGCGGGGAGAAGCTGCAGGGCGCGGCGCCGGGCGCGAGCCTGGTGTCGCTGTCGACGGGCGCGGGGATCCTCATCCTCGGCGCGGACGCGTCGCTGAACTGGGTCCTGGAGAACCACGCGAAGCCGTGCGGCGACGGGGTGTCGGCGGCCGAGTGCCCGCCGATCAAGGTCACGAACAACTCCTACGGGCCGTCGGGTGGCGGTGCGTTCGACCCCGAGTCGGCGACCGTGAAGCTTCAGCGCGCGCTGGCTGCCGAGGGTGTCGTGACGGTGTGGGCTGCCGGCAACGACGGCGGTGACGGCAGCGAGAGCCTGACGAACCCGCCCGGTCAGGACCCGACGGGCGGCATCATCTCCGTCGCGTCGTACTACGACGTCGACACCGGCACCCGCGACGGCCGGGTCTCGTCGTTCTCCAGCCGCGGTGCGGCAACGGACCGGTCCACGTGGCCGGACGTGTCGGCGCCGGGGGAGGACATCACGTCCTCGTGCCGTCCGTACCTCGTGATCTGCGCGACGGGTCTGGACCCGAAGGACGGGCCTGGTCCGCTCGACGTGGGCACGTTCAACACGATCAGCGGAACGTCGATGGCCGCGCCGCACGTGGCGGGTATCGTCGCGCAGCTGTTCCAGGCTGACCCGACGGCGACGCCGGCCGAGGTGGAGGCGGCGTTGACGTCGACGGCGTACAAGTACACCGACGGCAGTGCCTACGTCGACGGCTCGTCCTTCGACAAGGGTCACGGTCTGGTCGACGTGGTGGCTGCGGTGTCGGCCCTGCGCTGA